The following nucleotide sequence is from Pseudomonas putida S13.1.2.
CACGGTTACGAGCCCGCTCAGTTGCTGGCGTATTCCTACGGGCTGTGCCTGTTCATAGACGAGGCCGTCATGGAGCGGCCCTGGGGCAAGAGCAGTTGCTGGAGCCAGGAGCCACTACTGAGCATCTTCCACGACGAAACCTGGGGCGGAGAAAAAATCTTCACCGTGATTACCCGCCTGATGCAGGAGCCCACGCGTTATCAGGACGTACTGGAGTTCATGTACTACGCCCTGTGCCTTGGGCTGAAAGGCAAGTATGCGCTCGCGCCAAAAGGCGAAGAAACACTCAACGCACTGATTCACCAACTGCACGGGATCATCCGCGAACTGCGCGGCCCCACGCCAGAAGAAGTCTGCGACCCCTACACCAACGTGGCCCCGCGCAATTTCCGCATGAACCGGCAGTGGCCCTGGTGGAGCCCTTTGGTGATTTCGGCCATCGCCATGGCGGTGGCTTACGGCATCTACAGCTATCGCCTGCACCTGATTACCACCGAGGTACTGGAGTCGCTCAACGGCATCTTGCAGCAGTAGGCCGCCGCCATACGGGCCAAATGAATTTCACGAATTAACGAGGCTTCAAGCCTTGTTGAAAAGCCCATCGTTTCCGATGGCCACGCCACCTGTGGTGCGCGTGTCAATCCACATGGACGCAGGAGAAACTGCCATGCCAACACCCGCTTACATCAAGATCGAAGGCAAGACCCAAGGGAACATCACCGCCGGCGCATTCACCTCCGACTCAGTCGGTAATGTGTTCGTCGAGGGCCATGAGGACGAGATTCTGGTACAGGAGATCAAGCACCAGGTGACTGTTCCTACCGATCCGCAAAGTGGCCAACCTGCTGGCCAAAGGGTGCACAAGCCCTTCATTTTCACCAGTTCACTGAACAAAGCCACACCCCTGATGTACCAGGCGCTGGCCAGCGGCGAAATGCTGCCAGTCGTTGAAGTGAACTGGTACCGCACCTCGGTGGAGGGCAAGCAAGAACACTTCTTCACCACCAAGCTGGAGGACGCCACCATCGTGGACATTAATACCACCCTGCCTCATGCCCAAAATCAGAAAAACGCGGACTACACCCAGTTGATCGAAGTGGCCATGTCATACCGCAAGATTTCCTGGACGCACGTAACGGCGGGTACTGAAGGTTCCGACGATTGGCGCAAACCGATCATCTGATCTAACGGAAATGCCCGGGCAGCCATGATCTGCCTGGGCAGTTCGAAGCCTCAGACGGCGGACAAGGACTGCTTATGCCTAGCCAATCTGATTTGCGATACAGCTTCCAGCCACTCGTTGGAAAAGCTCAATTCGAAGTGGTGTCGTTCAAGCTCAAGGAGGCGCTCAGCCAACCGTTCACGTTGACCCTGGAACTGATCAGCTTCGAGCACGATGTCGACTTCGGCCACCTGCTCGACAAGCCCGTGCTGTTCACCATCTGGGACGGTGAACGCCCCGTCCGCTACGTGCACGGCCTGGTCAGCAGTTTCAGCCAGGGCG
It contains:
- the icmH gene encoding type IVB secretion system protein IcmH/DotU, with the translated sequence MGENNKTPIDEKNAEVSPLDPTLKKPAPDAQATATNAQASTATPEPEPASEGYPADPEFQLRGGFANLMLDAASPLFGLVIRLRTLDELPNIKDVHQQVRNQIDNIQEEMRQHGYEPAQLLAYSYGLCLFIDEAVMERPWGKSSCWSQEPLLSIFHDETWGGEKIFTVITRLMQEPTRYQDVLEFMYYALCLGLKGKYALAPKGEETLNALIHQLHGIIRELRGPTPEEVCDPYTNVAPRNFRMNRQWPWWSPLVISAIAMAVAYGIYSYRLHLITTEVLESLNGILQQ
- a CDS encoding Hcp family type VI secretion system effector, encoding MPTPAYIKIEGKTQGNITAGAFTSDSVGNVFVEGHEDEILVQEIKHQVTVPTDPQSGQPAGQRVHKPFIFTSSLNKATPLMYQALASGEMLPVVEVNWYRTSVEGKQEHFFTTKLEDATIVDINTTLPHAQNQKNADYTQLIEVAMSYRKISWTHVTAGTEGSDDWRKPII